From Jaculus jaculus isolate mJacJac1 chromosome 19, mJacJac1.mat.Y.cur, whole genome shotgun sequence, a single genomic window includes:
- the Pklr gene encoding pyruvate kinase PKLR isoform X2, producing MADTFLEHLCLLDIDSEPVAARSTGIIATIGPASRSVERLKEMIKAGMNIARLNFSHGSHEYHAESIANIREADQSLATNPLTYRPVAIALDTKGPEIRTGVLKGGSESEVEIVKGSQVLVTVDPAFRTLGDSRTVWVDYPNITRVVAVGGRIYIDDGLISLVVRKIGPEGLVTEVENGGVLGNRKGVNLPGAEVDLPGLSEQDVLDLRFGVEHGVDIIFASFIRKASDVTAVRAALGPEGQGIKIISKIENHEGVKKFDEILEVSDGIMVARGDLGIEIPAEKVFLAQKMMIGRCNLRGKPVVCATQMLESMITKARPTRAETSDVANAVLDGADCIMLSGETAKGSFPVEAVKMQHAIAREAEAAVYHRQLFEELRRAAPLSRDPTEVTAIGAVEASFKCCAAAIIVLTTTGRSAQLLSRYRPRAAVIAVTRSAQAARQVHLCRGVFPLLYREPPEAIWADDVDRRVQFGIESGKLCGFLRAGDLVIVVTGWRPGSGYTNIMRVLSVS from the exons ATGGCAGACACCTTCCTGGAACATCTCTGCCTGCTGGACATCGACTCAGAGCCTGTGGCTGCTCGAAGCACCGGCATCATCGCCACCATTG GGCCGGCGTCTCGCTCGGTGGAGCGGCTCAAGGAGATGATCAAGGCCGGCATGAACATCGCGCGACTCAACTTCTCCCACGGCTCGCACGAG tACCACGCCGAGTCCATCGCCAACATCCGCGAGGCGGACCAGAGCCTTGCAACTAACCCGCTCACCTACCGGCCCGTGGCCATCGCCCTGGACACCAAGGGCCCCGAGATCCGCACGGGGGTCCTGAAGGGG GGCTCGGAATCCGAGGTGGAAATTGTCAagggctcccaagtgctggtgacTGTGGACCCCGCGTTCCGAACGCTGGGAGACTCGAGGACAGTGTGGGTGGACTACCCCAACATCACCCGGGTCGTCGCCGTCGGGGGCCGCATCTACATCGACGACGGACTCATCTCCCTAGTGGTCCGGAAAATCG GCCCAGAGGGACTGGTGACTGAAGTGGAGAATGGCGGTGTCCTCGGCAACAGGAAAGGGGTGAACTTGCCAGGTGCTGAGGTGGACCTGCCCGGCCTCTCTGAGCAGGATGTCTTGGACCTGCGCTTTGGGGTGGAACATGGTGTGGACATCATCTTTGCTTCCTTCATACGGAAAGCCAGCGATGTAACTGCAGTGCGGGCTGCTCTGGGGCCAGAGGGACAAGGCATCAAAATCATTAGCAAAATCGAGAACCATGAAGGTGTTAAGAA GTTTGATGAGATCCTAGAGGTGAGCGATGGCATCATGGTGGCACGAGGTGACCTGGGCATTGAGATCCCAGCAGAGAAGGTTTTCCTGGCTCAGAAAATGATGATTGGGCGCTGCAACTTGAGGGGCAAGCCTGTTGTCTGCGCCACACAG ATGTTGGAAAGTATGATCACAAAGGCCCGGCCGACCCGGGCAGAGACAAGCGACGTGGCCAACGCTGTGCTCGATGGGGCTGACTGCATCATGCTGTCGGGGGAGACAGCCAAGGGCAGCTTCCCTGTGGAGGCCGTGAAGATGCAGCATGCG ATTGCCCGGGAGGCCGAGGCCGCGGTGTACCACCGGCAGCTGTTCGAGGAGCTGCGCAGGGCTGCGCCACTGAGCCGTGACCCCACGGAGGTCACTGCCATCGGCGCCGTGGAGGCTTCCTTCAAGTGCTGTGCAGCTGCCATCATTGTGCTGACCACAACAGGCCG CTCAGCCCAGCTTCTGTCTCGGTACCGACCGCGGGCAGCCGTCATTGCGGTCACCCGCTCTGCCCAGGCTGCCCGGCAGGTGCACCTGTGCCGAGGAGTCTTCCCCTTGCTCTACCGTGAGCCCCCAGAAGCCATCTGGGCAGATGACGTGGATCGCAGGGTTCAGTTTGGCATTGAAAGTG GAAAGCTCTGTGGCTTCCTCCGCGCCGGCGATCTGGTGATTGTGGTCACAGGCTGGCGGCCTGGATCCGGCTACACTAACATCATGCGGGTGCTCAGTGTGTCCTGA
- the Pklr gene encoding pyruvate kinase PKLR isoform X1 codes for MEGPAGNLRRASVAQLTQELGAAFFQRQQLPAAMADTFLEHLCLLDIDSEPVAARSTGIIATIGPASRSVERLKEMIKAGMNIARLNFSHGSHEYHAESIANIREADQSLATNPLTYRPVAIALDTKGPEIRTGVLKGGSESEVEIVKGSQVLVTVDPAFRTLGDSRTVWVDYPNITRVVAVGGRIYIDDGLISLVVRKIGPEGLVTEVENGGVLGNRKGVNLPGAEVDLPGLSEQDVLDLRFGVEHGVDIIFASFIRKASDVTAVRAALGPEGQGIKIISKIENHEGVKKFDEILEVSDGIMVARGDLGIEIPAEKVFLAQKMMIGRCNLRGKPVVCATQMLESMITKARPTRAETSDVANAVLDGADCIMLSGETAKGSFPVEAVKMQHAIAREAEAAVYHRQLFEELRRAAPLSRDPTEVTAIGAVEASFKCCAAAIIVLTTTGRSAQLLSRYRPRAAVIAVTRSAQAARQVHLCRGVFPLLYREPPEAIWADDVDRRVQFGIESGKLCGFLRAGDLVIVVTGWRPGSGYTNIMRVLSVS; via the exons ATGGAAG GGCCAGCAGGGAACCTGCGGCGGGCGAGTGTGGCCCAGCTGACCCAAGAACTGGGCGCTGCCTTCTTCCAGCGGCAACAGCTACCCGCAGCTATGGCAGACACCTTCCTGGAACATCTCTGCCTGCTGGACATCGACTCAGAGCCTGTGGCTGCTCGAAGCACCGGCATCATCGCCACCATTG GGCCGGCGTCTCGCTCGGTGGAGCGGCTCAAGGAGATGATCAAGGCCGGCATGAACATCGCGCGACTCAACTTCTCCCACGGCTCGCACGAG tACCACGCCGAGTCCATCGCCAACATCCGCGAGGCGGACCAGAGCCTTGCAACTAACCCGCTCACCTACCGGCCCGTGGCCATCGCCCTGGACACCAAGGGCCCCGAGATCCGCACGGGGGTCCTGAAGGGG GGCTCGGAATCCGAGGTGGAAATTGTCAagggctcccaagtgctggtgacTGTGGACCCCGCGTTCCGAACGCTGGGAGACTCGAGGACAGTGTGGGTGGACTACCCCAACATCACCCGGGTCGTCGCCGTCGGGGGCCGCATCTACATCGACGACGGACTCATCTCCCTAGTGGTCCGGAAAATCG GCCCAGAGGGACTGGTGACTGAAGTGGAGAATGGCGGTGTCCTCGGCAACAGGAAAGGGGTGAACTTGCCAGGTGCTGAGGTGGACCTGCCCGGCCTCTCTGAGCAGGATGTCTTGGACCTGCGCTTTGGGGTGGAACATGGTGTGGACATCATCTTTGCTTCCTTCATACGGAAAGCCAGCGATGTAACTGCAGTGCGGGCTGCTCTGGGGCCAGAGGGACAAGGCATCAAAATCATTAGCAAAATCGAGAACCATGAAGGTGTTAAGAA GTTTGATGAGATCCTAGAGGTGAGCGATGGCATCATGGTGGCACGAGGTGACCTGGGCATTGAGATCCCAGCAGAGAAGGTTTTCCTGGCTCAGAAAATGATGATTGGGCGCTGCAACTTGAGGGGCAAGCCTGTTGTCTGCGCCACACAG ATGTTGGAAAGTATGATCACAAAGGCCCGGCCGACCCGGGCAGAGACAAGCGACGTGGCCAACGCTGTGCTCGATGGGGCTGACTGCATCATGCTGTCGGGGGAGACAGCCAAGGGCAGCTTCCCTGTGGAGGCCGTGAAGATGCAGCATGCG ATTGCCCGGGAGGCCGAGGCCGCGGTGTACCACCGGCAGCTGTTCGAGGAGCTGCGCAGGGCTGCGCCACTGAGCCGTGACCCCACGGAGGTCACTGCCATCGGCGCCGTGGAGGCTTCCTTCAAGTGCTGTGCAGCTGCCATCATTGTGCTGACCACAACAGGCCG CTCAGCCCAGCTTCTGTCTCGGTACCGACCGCGGGCAGCCGTCATTGCGGTCACCCGCTCTGCCCAGGCTGCCCGGCAGGTGCACCTGTGCCGAGGAGTCTTCCCCTTGCTCTACCGTGAGCCCCCAGAAGCCATCTGGGCAGATGACGTGGATCGCAGGGTTCAGTTTGGCATTGAAAGTG GAAAGCTCTGTGGCTTCCTCCGCGCCGGCGATCTGGTGATTGTGGTCACAGGCTGGCGGCCTGGATCCGGCTACACTAACATCATGCGGGTGCTCAGTGTGTCCTGA